From a single Myxocyprinus asiaticus isolate MX2 ecotype Aquarium Trade chromosome 33, UBuf_Myxa_2, whole genome shotgun sequence genomic region:
- the LOC127423832 gene encoding putative protein 2 isoform X3: MSSSTARDLQAPALILMFLHLIQLISYTHADKSFEDVRCKCICPPYRNINGHIYNRNVSQKDCNCLHVVEPMPVPGHDVEAYCLLCECKYEERSSNTIKVTIIIYLSVVGALLLYMLFLLLVDPLIRKRDPYIMPLQNEEDSEDVRPRVDGDQGRGNTVLERVEGAQQRWKKQVQEQRKTVFDRHKLLS; this comes from the exons ATGTCGTCCAGCACTGCTCGAGATCTCCAGGCACCAGCACTTATTCTGATGTTTCTACATCTCATACAGCTCATATCATATACACATGCAGATAAG AGTTTTGAAGATGTGCGATGCAAGTGCATCTGTCCACCCTACCGAAACATAAATGGACATATCTACAATAGGAATGTGTCCCAGAAAGACTG TAACTGTCTGCATGTGGTAGAGCCTATGCCAGTGCCTGGCCATGATGTTGAGGCCTACTGCCTTCTCTGTGAGTGCAAGTATGAAGAACGAAGCAGCAATACAATCAAG GTGACCATTATCATCTACTTGTCAGTGGTAGGAGCTCTTTTGCTTTATATGCTTTTCCTGCTTCTAGTTGATCCTCTGATCCGCAAACGTGATCCCTACATCATGCCACTGCAGAACGAGGAGGATTCAGAG GATGTGAGGCCTCGTGTGGATGGTGATCAAGGCCGTGGAAATACGGTGCTCGAGAGGGTAGAGGGAGCACAGCAGCGCTGGAAGAAACAGGTCCAGGAGCAACGCAAGACTGTGTTTGACCGGCATAAGCTGCTCAGCTAA
- the LOC127423832 gene encoding putative protein 2 isoform X1, whose product MNFRMFSQLYASHQRLSELHVCTGIMSSSTARDLQAPALILMFLHLIQLISYTHADKSFEDVRCKCICPPYRNINGHIYNRNVSQKDCNCLHVVEPMPVPGHDVEAYCLLCECKYEERSSNTIKVTIIIYLSVVGALLLYMLFLLLVDPLIRKRDPYIMPLQNEEDSEDVRPRVDGDQGRGNTVLERVEGAQQRWKKQVQEQRKTVFDRHKLLS is encoded by the exons ATGAACTTCCG GATGTTTTCACAATTATATGCTTCACACCAGCGGCTATCTGAACTGCATGTATGTACAGGCATCATGTCGTCCAGCACTGCTCGAGATCTCCAGGCACCAGCACTTATTCTGATGTTTCTACATCTCATACAGCTCATATCATATACACATGCAGATAAG AGTTTTGAAGATGTGCGATGCAAGTGCATCTGTCCACCCTACCGAAACATAAATGGACATATCTACAATAGGAATGTGTCCCAGAAAGACTG TAACTGTCTGCATGTGGTAGAGCCTATGCCAGTGCCTGGCCATGATGTTGAGGCCTACTGCCTTCTCTGTGAGTGCAAGTATGAAGAACGAAGCAGCAATACAATCAAG GTGACCATTATCATCTACTTGTCAGTGGTAGGAGCTCTTTTGCTTTATATGCTTTTCCTGCTTCTAGTTGATCCTCTGATCCGCAAACGTGATCCCTACATCATGCCACTGCAGAACGAGGAGGATTCAGAG GATGTGAGGCCTCGTGTGGATGGTGATCAAGGCCGTGGAAATACGGTGCTCGAGAGGGTAGAGGGAGCACAGCAGCGCTGGAAGAAACAGGTCCAGGAGCAACGCAAGACTGTGTTTGACCGGCATAAGCTGCTCAGCTAA
- the LOC127423829 gene encoding uncharacterized protein LOC127423829 isoform X1: MAQGDSNFLTIPSQESIFRTVRVERSGEEISKLMGDEDEEETEEDTEEDVRLIPRCSPVPRKRGPSIADGTAEYMRIRLALPSRRVSFVDSTGGDLADVRMFVLFESDDEDDSKWEEEQALYRKAYREHTYRMSPDFHALAGTELELSVHTNKLEVERVTSVQDEPVSFEVLIRVLNISFHKSVYVRSTMDGWISHFDHPAEYVEGSNDVETDKFSVKLCFASPYLFNGARIEFVVRYETSDGEFWANNNGRNYSVTLIQSYEDDTDQSTKAANIELRGILKLPRCRSDIDYDDSYDKEDAHLCSKDCESSEVQTTCAQPIIVQPEIGIEIAMNLPSFSQSIRHSLTAGCPPSTTNIPYGEPLLLESILSNNSPQTEESETMGEAIQQLSVLDQRSHLNQQLSEPQDQVYNVVPSLSPTILVSLNDETSENDFEEFHKSEPHPHKDDFQFEISSQVPFEFSQPSLAGFPDASYIQAEGIKMLKEEKDVEEIQLEIDETEADMLEQLNQKIKDEQTNTYFQMLDEAVQSHSSKNVNNDDATEDVEHLNLTVDADSFSESLQHPLEEGSHEQELEVVSMVRAETTKVVDVMLTMESTKMGDEEMAGLVASCLAVTNSGPIRQDRETQNVPIYSLTETF; this comes from the exons ATGGCGCAGGGTGATAGTAATTTCCTAACCATCCCCTCGCAAGAGAGTATTTTCAGGACAGTGAGGGTTGAGCGTTCAGGAGAAGAGATCAGCAAGCTCATGGGCGATGAAGATGAGGAAGAAACGGAGGAAGACACGGAGGAAGACGTTCGGCTTATACCAAGGTGCTCTCCCGTGCCCAGAAAGCGAGGACCTTCAATTGCCGATGGAACAGCGGAGTACATGCGAATTCGTCTCGCGCTGCCCAGCAGAAGAGTGTCGTTTGTTGACAGCACAGGAGGCGACCTGGCTGATGTCAGAATGTTTGTACTGTTTGAATCGGATGACGAGGACGACTCAAAATGGGAGGAAGAGCAGGCGCTGTACCGAAAGGCGTACCGTGAGCACACTTACCGTATGTCGCCAGATTTCCATGCGCTCGCGGGAACGGAGCTCGAGCTCTCCGTTCACACCAATAAGCTGGAGGTAGAGCGCGTGACATCTGTGCAGGACGAGCCTGTGTCTTTCGAGGTGCTGATCCGGGTGCTCAATATTTCTTTTCACAAATCAGTCTATGTCCGGTCCACAATGGACGGATGGATCAGTCACTTTGATCATCCAGCCGAGTACGTCGAGGGCTCCAACGATGTTGAAACGGACAAATTTTCAGTGAAGCTGTGTTTCGCTTCACCGTACCTCTTCAACGGAGCGCGAATCGAATTCGTTGTGCGATATGAGACGTCAGATGGAGAGTTTTGGGCGAACAACAACGGCAGGAATTATTCAGTGACTCTCATTCAGTCATATGAGGACGACACTGACCAGTCCACCAAGGCGGCGAATATTGAGCTAAGAGGTATCCTAAAGCTCCCCAGGTGCCG ATCGGACATTGATTACGATGACTCTTATGACAAAGAAGATG CACACTTGTGCAGCAAAGACTGTGAATCATCGGAGGTTCAGACAACTTGTGCACAGCCGATTATAGTCCAGCCAGAGATCGGCATTGAG ATAGCCATGAATTTGCCCAGTTTTTCACAGTCCATCAGGCATTCCTTAACAGCAGGATGTCCTCCATCCACTACAAATATTCCCTACGGAGAACCACTTCTGCTAGAGTCAATTTTGTCCAATAATTCACCACAAACAGAAGAGTCTGAAACAATGGGCGAAGCCATTCAGCAGTTATCAGTACTTGACCAAAGATCACATCTAAATCAGCAGCTTTCTGAACCTCAAGATCAAGTCTATAATGTTGTCCCATCATTGTCTCCTACTATCCTTGTCTCCCTCAATGATGAGACATCAGAGAATGATTTTGAGGAATTTCATAAGTCTGAACCTCATCCACATAAAGATGATTTCCAGTTTGAGATTTCATCACAAGTGCCTTTTGAGTTCAGCCAACCCTCGTTGGCTGGGTTTCCAGATGCATCGTACATCCAGGCAGAAGGTATAAAAATGTTAAAGGAGGAGAAAGATGTTGAGGAAATACAGTTAGAAATCGATGAGACAGAGGCAGACATGCTGGAACAGCTAAATCAGAAAATCAAGGATGAACAGACAAACACTTACTTTCAAATGTTGGATGAAGCTGTGCAGTCTCATTCCTCAAAGAATGTTAACAATGATGATGCAACTGAAGACGTGGAACACCTCAATCTCACTGTGGATGCAGACAGTTTCTCTGAGAGCTTACAGCACCCTCTGGAGGAAGGATCTCATGAACAGGAATTAGAAGTTGTCTCTATGGTCAGAGCCGAGACCACAAAGGTGGTTGATGTGATGCTCACAATGGAAAGCACCAAGATGGGTGATGAGGAAATGGCTGGTTTGGTGGCTTCCTGTCTTGCAGTCACCAATTCAGGTCCCATAAGACAGGACAGAGAAACCCAAAATGTACCAATCTATtcactcacagaaaccttttaa
- the LOC127423829 gene encoding protein phosphatase 1 regulatory subunit 3A-like isoform X2, with translation MAQGDSNFLTIPSQESIFRTVRVERSGEEISKLMGDEDEEETEEDTEEDVRLIPRCSPVPRKRGPSIADGTAEYMRIRLALPSRRVSFVDSTGGDLADVRMFVLFESDDEDDSKWEEEQALYRKAYREHTYRMSPDFHALAGTELELSVHTNKLEVERVTSVQDEPVSFEVLIRVLNISFHKSVYVRSTMDGWISHFDHPAEYVEGSNDVETDKFSVKLCFASPYLFNGARIEFVVRYETSDGEFWANNNGRNYSVTLIQSYEDDTDQSTKAANIELRGILKLPRCRSDIDYDDSYDKEDAHLCSKDCESSEVQTTCAQPIIVQPEIGIEMTAVPPTLGSRQRPLHPQTDGRGCSPDRLHDSSSHLLPGF, from the exons ATGGCGCAGGGTGATAGTAATTTCCTAACCATCCCCTCGCAAGAGAGTATTTTCAGGACAGTGAGGGTTGAGCGTTCAGGAGAAGAGATCAGCAAGCTCATGGGCGATGAAGATGAGGAAGAAACGGAGGAAGACACGGAGGAAGACGTTCGGCTTATACCAAGGTGCTCTCCCGTGCCCAGAAAGCGAGGACCTTCAATTGCCGATGGAACAGCGGAGTACATGCGAATTCGTCTCGCGCTGCCCAGCAGAAGAGTGTCGTTTGTTGACAGCACAGGAGGCGACCTGGCTGATGTCAGAATGTTTGTACTGTTTGAATCGGATGACGAGGACGACTCAAAATGGGAGGAAGAGCAGGCGCTGTACCGAAAGGCGTACCGTGAGCACACTTACCGTATGTCGCCAGATTTCCATGCGCTCGCGGGAACGGAGCTCGAGCTCTCCGTTCACACCAATAAGCTGGAGGTAGAGCGCGTGACATCTGTGCAGGACGAGCCTGTGTCTTTCGAGGTGCTGATCCGGGTGCTCAATATTTCTTTTCACAAATCAGTCTATGTCCGGTCCACAATGGACGGATGGATCAGTCACTTTGATCATCCAGCCGAGTACGTCGAGGGCTCCAACGATGTTGAAACGGACAAATTTTCAGTGAAGCTGTGTTTCGCTTCACCGTACCTCTTCAACGGAGCGCGAATCGAATTCGTTGTGCGATATGAGACGTCAGATGGAGAGTTTTGGGCGAACAACAACGGCAGGAATTATTCAGTGACTCTCATTCAGTCATATGAGGACGACACTGACCAGTCCACCAAGGCGGCGAATATTGAGCTAAGAGGTATCCTAAAGCTCCCCAGGTGCCG ATCGGACATTGATTACGATGACTCTTATGACAAAGAAGATG CACACTTGTGCAGCAAAGACTGTGAATCATCGGAGGTTCAGACAACTTGTGCACAGCCGATTATAGTCCAGCCAGAGATCGGCATTGAG ATGACAGCGGTTCCTCCAACTCTTggcagccggcagcgacccctccatccccagacagacggccgcggctgctcccctgacAGACTCCACGACAGCTCATCCcacctccttcccgggttttaa
- the LOC127423831 gene encoding histone-lysine N-methyltransferase SUV39H1-like codes for MAENLKGQVCRVACIATSQQLETLCREQGVICKELGINKQNLCDYEVEYLCDYKRNIINEGRIQTTQELFLVKWRGYPESSNSWEPRKNLKCVDLLNQFWEDLNAEMQRQKKRVIPKKLDAGTASHLVQRAKLRQTLALWEVHLNSLGAHKGHIYVRNQIDLEGPPKNFTYINDYKVGDGIMLNEVAVGCDCTDCLGSPVDGCCAGASQHKFAYNELGQVRIRPGLPIYECNKRCRCGLDCPNRVVQRGIRYSLCIFRTDNGRGWGVRTMERIRKNTFVMEYVGEIITTEEAERRGHVYDKEGATYLFDLDYVDDEYTVDAAHYGNISHFVNHSCDPNLQVYNVFIDNLDERLPRIAFFATRGIKAGEELTFDYKMKIDPVDAESEKMDSNFSLTGLPGSPKKRMRMECKCGVATCRKYLF; via the exons ATGGCGGAAAATTTGAAAG GTCAAGTTTGTAGGGTTGCATGCATTGCTACTTCACAGCAGCTAGAGACGCTCTGTCGAGAGCAGGGTGTGATATGCAAAGAGCTGGGCATCAACAAACAAAATCTGTGTGATTATGAGGTGGAATACCTCTGTGACTACAAAAGAAACATTATCAACGAGGGGAGGATACAAACAACACAG GAGTTATTCTTGGTGAAATGGAGGGGCTACCCCGAATCCAGCAACTCATGGGAGCCACGGAAGAACCTGAAGTGCGTAGATCTGCTCAACCAGTTCTGGGAGGACCTGAATGCAGAAATGCAGAGACAGAAGAAGCGTGTCATCCCCAAAAAGCTAGACGCCGGCACTGCGTCCCACCTCGTCCAGCGGGCAAAACTCAGGCAGACCCTTGCACTGTGGGAGGTGCACCTCAACAGCTTGGGTGCCCACAAAGGCCACATTTACGTCAGGAACCAGATCGACCTGGAAGGCCCACCTAAGAACTTCACCTACATAAATGACTATAAAGTTGGCGATGGGATCATGCTCAATGAGGTGGCCGTGGGCTGTGATTGCACAGACTGCCTGGGCAGCCCCGTGGACGGCTGCTGTGCTGGAGCTTCGCAGCACAAGTTTGCTTACAATGAATTGGGCCAGGTGCGCATTCGGCCAGGGTTGCCCATTTATGAGTGCAACAAACGGTGCCGCTGTGGGCTGGACTGCCCCAACAGAGTAGTGCAGAGGGGCATTCGGTATTCCCTCTGCATTTTTAGGACAGACAATGGTAGGGGCTGGGGGGTACGAACCATGGAACGCATTCGCAAGAACACTTTCGTCATGGAGTATGTTGGGGAG ATCATTACAACAGAGGAAGCAGAACGGAGAGGTCATGTGTATGATAAAGAAGGAGCAACCTATCTATTTGACCTGGATTATGTGGACGACGAATACACGGTGGATGCTGCTCACTACGGAAACATCTCCCACTTTGTCAACCACAGC TGTGACCCCAACCTCCAGGTATATAATGTGTTTATTGATAACTTGGATGAGCGACTGCCACGGATAGCATTTTTCGCCACACGTGGCATAAAGGCAGGAGAGGAGCTCACCTTTGACTACAAAATGAAGA TCGATCCAGTAGATGCCGAGAGTGAAAAGATGGATTCTAATTTCAGTTTGACAGGACTTCCAGGTTCTCCTAAAAAACGTATGCGCATGGAGTGCAAATGTGGGGTTGCGACATGCAGAAAGTACCTTTTTTAG
- the LOC127423832 gene encoding putative protein 2 isoform X2 — protein MDVDSCIMSSSTARDLQAPALILMFLHLIQLISYTHADKSFEDVRCKCICPPYRNINGHIYNRNVSQKDCNCLHVVEPMPVPGHDVEAYCLLCECKYEERSSNTIKVTIIIYLSVVGALLLYMLFLLLVDPLIRKRDPYIMPLQNEEDSEDVRPRVDGDQGRGNTVLERVEGAQQRWKKQVQEQRKTVFDRHKLLS, from the exons atGGACGTTGATTCAT GCATCATGTCGTCCAGCACTGCTCGAGATCTCCAGGCACCAGCACTTATTCTGATGTTTCTACATCTCATACAGCTCATATCATATACACATGCAGATAAG AGTTTTGAAGATGTGCGATGCAAGTGCATCTGTCCACCCTACCGAAACATAAATGGACATATCTACAATAGGAATGTGTCCCAGAAAGACTG TAACTGTCTGCATGTGGTAGAGCCTATGCCAGTGCCTGGCCATGATGTTGAGGCCTACTGCCTTCTCTGTGAGTGCAAGTATGAAGAACGAAGCAGCAATACAATCAAG GTGACCATTATCATCTACTTGTCAGTGGTAGGAGCTCTTTTGCTTTATATGCTTTTCCTGCTTCTAGTTGATCCTCTGATCCGCAAACGTGATCCCTACATCATGCCACTGCAGAACGAGGAGGATTCAGAG GATGTGAGGCCTCGTGTGGATGGTGATCAAGGCCGTGGAAATACGGTGCTCGAGAGGGTAGAGGGAGCACAGCAGCGCTGGAAGAAACAGGTCCAGGAGCAACGCAAGACTGTGTTTGACCGGCATAAGCTGCTCAGCTAA